The Triticum aestivum cultivar Chinese Spring chromosome 7B, IWGSC CS RefSeq v2.1, whole genome shotgun sequence genome window below encodes:
- the LOC123160343 gene encoding uncharacterized protein: MLPAYLVHGVDVYGHHPQDLLRRHPPATSPDGKRASYFVNLVRPLTATDARRSRVVPGGFWKSERAPVPVEAAPDKMIGTKQAFSFISKEAEHKGGPRGGFIMHELLLPGQAGRLAGGDELALSKVYPSPRVATKKRSRSQGQGPTASATRTAAASSAPAPTSSPPLLQRSCDVFSSARSSSAVSSPPPSLEPPASSAPPSLEASSLGPASSAPGPASSSPPPIQGSSPRHRQGAAKRVLLLEVGDSPPREGHNISCHQVYHAMEVLGPGRRVPIDCADLFLLDSGKGKRQRTAAEF; the protein is encoded by the coding sequence ATGCTCCCCGCCTACCTCGTCCACGGAGTCGACGTCTACGGCCACCACCCGCAGGATCTGCTGCGGCGCCATCCGCCGGCGACATCGCCCGACGGCAAGCGTGCCTCCTACTTCGTGAACCTGGTACGCCCCCTCACCGCGACGGATGCAAGAAGAAGCAGGGTCGTGCCGGGGGGGTTCTGGAAGTCGGAgcgcgcccccgtccccgtcgaAGCCGCCCCCGACAAGATGATCGGAACCAAGCAGGCCTTCTCTTTCATCTCCAAGGAGGCGGAGCACAAGGGTGGACCCCGCGGCGGGTTCATCATGCACGAGCTCCTTCTCCCCGGCCAGGCAGGACGCCTCGCCGGCGGGGACGAGCTGGCGCTCTCAAAGGTCTACCCGTCTCCGCGCGTCGCCACCAAGAAGAGGTCCAGGTCCCAGGGACAAGGACCGACCGCCAGCGCAACAAGGACCGCGGCCGCCTCCTCTGCTCCAGCGCCGACGTCTTCGCCGCCGCTGCTCCAGCGCTCCTGCGACGTCTTCAGCAGTGCAAGAAGTAGCAGCGCCGTCTCCTCTCCGCCTCCTTCCCTGGAGCCGCCGGCCTCCTCTGCTCCGCCTTCCCTGGAGGCCTCGTCTCTCGGGCCGGCATCCTCTGCGCCGGGGCCGGCATCCTCTTCTCCGCCCCCCATCCAGGGATCGTCTCCACGGCACCGGCAGGGTGCCGCCAAGAGGGTGCTCCTCCTGGAGGTGGGCGACTCCCCCCCGAGGGAAGGCCACAACATTTCGTGCCACCAGGTCTACCACGCCATGGAGGTTCTTGGACCCGGGAGGCGTGTCCCCATCGACTGCGCTGACCTCTTCCTGCTTGACAGCGGGAAGGGGAAGAGGCAGCGGACGGCTGCAGAGTTTTGA